In bacterium YEK0313, one genomic interval encodes:
- the uspF gene encoding Universal stress protein F yields MFKTVLCPVDVNEAGLETRAIATAVPMVRASGGKLTLLAVVLESPVMAAEYLPPDFRESQVREAGEVLTRLARETGLPPDQVETRIRHGRPYHEILEEARAIHVELIVMASHRPGLSTYLLGSNATYVVRHAACSVMVIREQAA; encoded by the coding sequence ATGTTCAAGACCGTGCTCTGTCCTGTCGACGTCAATGAAGCCGGCCTGGAAACCCGTGCCATCGCCACCGCAGTGCCGATGGTCCGGGCGAGCGGCGGCAAGCTCACCTTGCTGGCGGTCGTGCTCGAATCGCCGGTCATGGCGGCGGAATATCTGCCGCCGGATTTCCGCGAGAGCCAGGTACGCGAAGCCGGCGAAGTGCTGACCCGTCTGGCCCGCGAGACCGGCCTGCCGCCGGATCAGGTCGAGACCCGCATCCGACACGGCCGGCCCTATCACGAGATCCTGGAGGAGGCGCGCGCGATCCATGTCGAGCTGATCGTCATGGCTTCGCACCGGCCCGGCCTTTCGACCTATCTGCTCGGCTCGAACGCCACCTATGTGGTGCGGCACGCCGCCTGCTCGGTCATGGTCATTCGCGAGCAGGCGGCCTGA
- a CDS encoding Histidine phosphatase superfamily (branch 1), producing MHRLILLRHAKSDWPEGVPDHDRPLNGRGRSAAPLIGSAMAARGFVPDRALVSTARRTHETWALARAAAPGLPEGIEEPRLYHASPAMLMAVIAQTPESVGTLVLVGHNPGTETLAGSLVAKGPAVDRQRIAAKYPTGGLAVIDCDIAAWRDIAPKCGTLVAFVCPRDLNGETE from the coding sequence ATGCATCGACTGATCCTCCTGCGTCACGCCAAATCGGACTGGCCGGAGGGCGTGCCCGACCATGACCGGCCACTCAACGGCCGCGGCCGGAGCGCGGCGCCGCTGATCGGCTCCGCCATGGCCGCGCGCGGCTTCGTTCCGGACCGGGCTCTCGTCTCCACCGCCCGGCGGACACATGAAACCTGGGCGCTCGCCCGCGCCGCGGCACCGGGCCTGCCGGAGGGCATCGAAGAGCCGCGGCTTTATCACGCCTCGCCCGCCATGCTGATGGCGGTCATCGCCCAGACCCCGGAAAGCGTCGGCACGCTGGTCCTGGTCGGGCACAATCCCGGCACCGAAACGCTCGCCGGCAGCCTGGTCGCCAAGGGGCCCGCCGTCGACCGGCAGCGGATCGCCGCCAAATATCCGACCGGCGGCCTCGCTGTCATCGACTGCGACATCGCCGCCTGGCGCGACATCGCGCCCAAATGCGGCACGCTGGTCGCCTTCGTCTGCCCGCGCGATCTCAACGGCGAGACGGAATGA
- a CDS encoding Ferredoxin--NADP reductase yields MTNPIETDCLIIGAGPVGLFAVFELGLLDIKAHLVDILPKVGGQCSELYPEKPIYDIPGFPSVSGQGLVDNLMKQIEPFGATYHLGQQVDAVEVLGTVEKPLFRVTTDAGEVFQAKTIAVAAGGGSFQPKRPPVAGIEAYEGHSVHYAVRKIEHFRDRDVFIVGGGDSALDWTLSLQPVARSLTLMHRRDEFRAAPHSVEQMRALVAADKMKLVFGQITALEGEGAALSAVQCRGSDGQPFTVACDRLLPFFGLTMKLGPIAAWGLNLHENLIAVDTEKFETSTPGIFAIGDINWYPGKLKLILSGFHEAALFAQKAHRYVYPDRRLTFQYTTSSTSLQKKLGVA; encoded by the coding sequence ATGACCAACCCCATCGAGACCGATTGCCTGATCATCGGAGCCGGCCCGGTCGGGCTGTTCGCGGTGTTCGAGCTCGGCCTGCTCGACATCAAGGCCCATCTCGTGGACATCCTGCCCAAGGTCGGCGGGCAATGTTCCGAGCTCTATCCGGAAAAGCCGATCTACGACATTCCCGGCTTTCCGTCGGTGAGCGGCCAGGGGCTGGTCGACAACCTGATGAAGCAGATCGAGCCGTTCGGCGCGACCTACCATCTCGGGCAGCAGGTCGACGCGGTCGAGGTGCTGGGAACCGTCGAGAAGCCGCTGTTCCGCGTCACGACCGACGCCGGCGAAGTGTTCCAGGCCAAGACCATCGCCGTTGCCGCCGGCGGCGGCTCGTTCCAGCCGAAACGGCCGCCGGTCGCGGGGATCGAGGCCTATGAGGGGCATTCGGTCCATTATGCGGTGCGCAAGATCGAGCACTTTCGCGACCGCGACGTGTTCATCGTCGGCGGCGGCGACAGCGCGCTCGACTGGACGCTGAGCCTGCAGCCGGTCGCCCGTTCGCTGACCCTGATGCACCGGCGCGACGAGTTCCGCGCTGCGCCCCATTCGGTCGAGCAGATGCGCGCCCTGGTGGCCGCCGACAAGATGAAGCTCGTCTTCGGTCAGATCACCGCGCTGGAAGGCGAGGGGGCCGCGCTTTCCGCCGTGCAGTGCCGCGGCTCCGACGGCCAGCCCTTCACCGTCGCCTGCGACCGGCTGCTGCCGTTCTTCGGGCTGACGATGAAGCTCGGCCCGATCGCGGCCTGGGGCCTCAACCTGCATGAAAACCTGATCGCCGTGGACACCGAGAAGTTCGAGACCTCGACGCCCGGCATCTTCGCGATCGGCGACATCAACTGGTATCCGGGCAAGCTGAAGCTGATCCTTTCGGGCTTCCACGAGGCCGCCCTGTTCGCCCAGAAGGCGCATCGCTACGTCTATCCGGACCGGCGGCTGACCTTCCAGTACACGACATCCTCGACCAGCCTGCAGAAGAAGCTCGGCGTCGCCTGA
- a CDS encoding Ferredoxin-6 → MPQITFIDHAGEKRSVSGDVGATVMETAIKNGVPGIVAECGGACACATCHVYVDDAWTAAVGEPSHMEEDMLDFAFDVRPNSRLSCQIKITDALDGLVVTTPERQG, encoded by the coding sequence ATGCCTCAGATTACCTTCATCGATCATGCTGGCGAGAAGCGCTCGGTGTCCGGCGACGTCGGCGCGACCGTGATGGAAACGGCGATCAAGAACGGCGTGCCGGGCATCGTGGCCGAATGCGGCGGCGCCTGCGCCTGCGCGACCTGCCATGTCTATGTCGACGACGCCTGGACCGCGGCGGTCGGCGAGCCTTCCCACATGGAGGAGGACATGCTCGATTTCGCCTTCGACGTCCGGCCGAACTCGCGCCTGTCCTGTCAGATCAAGATCACCGACGCGCTCGACGGCCTCGTGGTGACGACGCCCGAGCGGCAGGGATGA
- a CDS encoding Hpt domain protein, with translation MTDDQSGQASPLDLDHLARQTLGDPDLEREVLELFEQQSRAMIAKLRAATTAKDWAYAAHTLVGSARGIGAFAVAAAAAAVEGAKLDHLSSRAMAELDRLEAEVAEANAFIAERRRAA, from the coding sequence ATGACGGACGATCAATCCGGGCAGGCCAGCCCCCTCGATCTCGACCATCTCGCCCGGCAGACGCTGGGAGACCCCGATCTGGAGCGCGAGGTTCTGGAACTGTTCGAGCAGCAGTCGCGGGCGATGATCGCCAAGCTGCGTGCGGCGACGACCGCCAAGGACTGGGCCTATGCCGCCCATACGCTGGTGGGGTCGGCGCGCGGCATCGGCGCCTTTGCCGTCGCCGCCGCGGCGGCCGCGGTCGAGGGCGCCAAGCTCGACCACCTCTCCAGCCGCGCCATGGCCGAGCTCGACCGGCTGGAGGCCGAGGTGGCCGAGGCCAATGCCTTCATCGCCGAGCGGCGCAGGGCCGCCTGA